From the Candidatus Bathyarchaeota archaeon genome, one window contains:
- a CDS encoding trypsin-like peptidase domain-containing protein — MSQLSSLELLKTISDATAKLVEKLSKSVVSVNGGMSKGTGIVLNKEGHIATCNHVLHGCNTVRVGQGEKTFEARIVGVDPYNDLALLKTENAEFTPMENADSDNLSTGQFVLALANPFNHKQPTATTGIITNPNGTLRGFHGVAMENVIATDAKLNPGFSGGPLVDAEGKLIGINTAYVWNRGIAVPINKVKAITDRLITGKKVRKGYLGVVVNTVMVPRDIQERTGVEQETGVMVFQAAPDTPARKAGLIMGDVIVGFNGKAVTSFYDLPRLLAEEDVVDKLVKIKIIREEQLHELTITPAAKEGYHE; from the coding sequence TTGAGCCAACTTAGTAGTTTGGAGTTGTTGAAGACTATTAGTGATGCGACGGCGAAGCTTGTGGAGAAGCTTTCGAAGTCAGTGGTTAGCGTTAACGGCGGCATGTCAAAAGGAACAGGCATTGTCCTTAACAAAGAAGGCCACATAGCAACGTGCAATCACGTGCTTCACGGATGCAACACTGTACGCGTTGGGCAGGGCGAAAAAACTTTTGAGGCACGTATCGTAGGCGTAGACCCCTACAACGACTTGGCACTGCTCAAAACCGAAAACGCAGAGTTCACGCCCATGGAAAACGCCGACTCAGACAACCTTAGCACAGGACAATTCGTACTTGCATTAGCCAACCCGTTCAACCACAAGCAACCCACAGCAACCACAGGCATCATAACCAACCCCAACGGCACCCTAAGAGGCTTCCACGGAGTCGCCATGGAAAACGTCATCGCAACCGACGCCAAACTCAACCCAGGATTCTCAGGAGGTCCCCTTGTAGACGCAGAAGGCAAACTTATCGGCATAAACACCGCCTACGTGTGGAACCGCGGCATAGCAGTTCCCATAAACAAGGTCAAAGCCATAACAGACAGGCTAATTACAGGCAAAAAAGTCAGGAAAGGCTACTTGGGCGTTGTGGTAAATACCGTAATGGTTCCCCGTGACATTCAAGAAAGAACAGGCGTTGAGCAGGAAACAGGGGTTATGGTTTTCCAAGCAGCACCTGATACGCCCGCCCGAAAAGCAGGTTTAATCATGGGTGATGTGATTGTGGGTTTTAACGGCAAAGCAGTCACCAGCTTTTATGACCTGCCAAGGCTACTCGCAGAAGAAGACGTCGTAGACAAACTAGTCAAAATCAAAATCATCCGCGAAGAACAACTCCACGAACTAACCATCACACCCGCTGCCAAGGAGGGATACCATGAATAA
- a CDS encoding NADP-dependent malic enzyme encodes MVANKVDVKPTVEELLAKAKKPAQVAPGLHRFYEGKMQVMPKCAITGPEDFSVWYTPGVAAACREIQADVDKSFELTNRWNSVAVVTDGTRVLGLGDIGPEAAMPVMEGKAMLFKYLGGVDATAICLKTKDPEEIVRTCELLEPTFGGINLEDIAKPKCFEVLEKARDRLGVPVWHDDQQGTATVILAGLINSFKIVGKKPQEALITLVGSGSANMRTAYVLKRWGVKPENIIMADSKGIVHRNRTDIKEQDDPWKYELTQITNGENRTGTIAQAFEGVDAVVAASKQGPGTIKPQWIKTMATNPIVFACANPIPEIWPWEAQEAGARIIATGRNDFPNQVNNSLGFPAIFRGVLDVKAKTVTDDMCIAAAQELAAFAEERGMHEQDILPRMEEWEVFPREAVACALKSIEQGVARVKPSRQELYERAAAIIQNARQSTELLMKKGLIKQPPT; translated from the coding sequence ATGGTTGCCAACAAGGTTGATGTTAAACCAACAGTTGAGGAATTACTAGCTAAAGCCAAAAAACCCGCTCAGGTCGCACCAGGTCTACACAGGTTCTACGAAGGAAAAATGCAGGTTATGCCCAAATGCGCCATAACCGGTCCTGAGGATTTTTCTGTATGGTACACGCCAGGGGTTGCGGCTGCGTGCAGGGAAATCCAGGCTGACGTGGATAAATCGTTTGAGTTGACGAACCGTTGGAACAGCGTCGCAGTCGTTACGGATGGTACGCGCGTTTTGGGTTTGGGGGATATTGGTCCTGAAGCGGCGATGCCTGTTATGGAGGGCAAAGCTATGCTGTTTAAGTATCTGGGCGGCGTGGATGCAACTGCGATTTGCCTAAAAACCAAAGACCCCGAGGAAATCGTGCGTACCTGCGAGTTGTTGGAGCCTACGTTTGGCGGCATAAACCTTGAGGATATAGCTAAACCCAAATGTTTTGAGGTTTTAGAGAAAGCCCGCGACCGCCTTGGCGTACCTGTTTGGCATGATGACCAGCAGGGAACTGCCACGGTGATTTTGGCGGGGTTGATTAACTCGTTTAAGATTGTGGGCAAAAAACCCCAAGAAGCCCTCATTACGCTCGTCGGCTCGGGTTCGGCGAACATGCGCACCGCGTATGTTTTGAAACGGTGGGGCGTTAAACCCGAAAACATCATCATGGCGGATTCAAAAGGCATCGTGCACAGGAACCGAACCGACATTAAAGAGCAAGATGACCCGTGGAAGTACGAGCTAACCCAGATAACAAACGGCGAAAACCGAACAGGCACCATCGCACAAGCCTTCGAAGGCGTCGACGCAGTTGTTGCAGCATCCAAACAAGGACCAGGAACCATCAAGCCCCAGTGGATAAAAACCATGGCAACCAACCCCATAGTTTTCGCCTGCGCAAACCCAATTCCCGAGATTTGGCCATGGGAAGCCCAAGAAGCAGGCGCGCGAATCATTGCAACGGGCAGAAACGATTTTCCCAACCAAGTTAACAACAGCTTGGGGTTCCCCGCTATTTTCCGAGGCGTACTTGACGTTAAAGCCAAGACTGTTACGGATGACATGTGCATAGCGGCGGCGCAGGAGCTTGCAGCGTTTGCGGAGGAGAGGGGCATGCATGAGCAGGATATTTTGCCGCGTATGGAAGAGTGGGAGGTTTTCCCCCGTGAAGCCGTAGCTTGCGCGTTGAAATCCATTGAGCAGGGCGTGGCAAGGGTTAAGCCCAGCAGGCAAGAACTCTATGAAAGAGCAGCGGCAATCATACAAAACGCGCGGCAATCAACCGAACTCTTGATGAAAAAGGGGTTAATCAAACAACCCCCCACCTAA
- a CDS encoding flavodoxin family protein, whose translation MEKEDVKAIVVCVSTYKGNTLKIAKAIADVLDAQVVAPHETTAESLGEYDLVGFGSGIFFGNHHQSLLSLVDKLPRGGKQAFIFSTMGRISIYKNTYHKTLRKKLESKSYSIIGEYACRGFSDYYKIFKLFGGVNKGHPNSKDLQNAQTFAHTLTNKTTAATNPA comes from the coding sequence GTGGAGAAAGAAGACGTGAAAGCTATAGTCGTCTGTGTTTCAACGTACAAAGGAAATACGTTGAAGATTGCAAAAGCTATCGCAGACGTGCTGGACGCGCAGGTTGTAGCTCCACATGAAACCACCGCGGAGTCCCTTGGCGAATACGATTTAGTTGGGTTTGGCTCAGGCATCTTTTTTGGCAACCACCATCAAAGCCTGCTAAGTCTTGTGGATAAGCTGCCCCGAGGCGGCAAACAAGCATTCATCTTCTCAACCATGGGCAGAATCAGCATCTACAAAAACACTTACCACAAAACCCTACGCAAAAAACTAGAAAGCAAAAGCTACAGCATAATCGGCGAATACGCCTGCCGCGGCTTTAGCGACTACTATAAAATCTTCAAACTCTTTGGCGGAGTAAACAAAGGACACCCAAACAGCAAAGACCTACAAAACGCCCAAACTTTCGCACACACCTTAACCAACAAAACAACAGCAGCAACTAACCCTGCCTAA
- a CDS encoding glutaminyl-peptide cyclotransferase has product MKQRIVLAAATVILACLIAGMVIWIMGDQTETAPVSYSYTVVNVFPHDENAFTQGLVFSGGTLFEGTGLLGESALREVDLETGEITREVLLPDQFFGEGIAVVGNRIVQLTWHSQTGFVYDRDSFALLANFSYPTEGWGLTYDGERLIMSDGSENLYFLDPQTFERTGEIQVQANGTAVRNLNELEYVNGEIYANIWNQQTIAIINPETGQVKSWIDISGLESASWLNPEKVPNGIAYDPANNRLFVTGKNWPNLYEITLIPSDFCCG; this is encoded by the coding sequence ATGAAGCAGCGCATAGTTTTGGCGGCAGCAACAGTCATTCTGGCATGCTTGATAGCGGGGATGGTAATCTGGATAATGGGAGACCAAACAGAAACTGCCCCAGTAAGCTATTCGTACACGGTTGTCAACGTTTTTCCCCATGACGAGAACGCTTTTACGCAGGGGCTGGTTTTTAGCGGCGGCACCTTGTTTGAGGGCACGGGACTTTTAGGTGAATCCGCGCTGCGTGAGGTGGATTTGGAAACAGGAGAAATAACCCGGGAGGTTTTGCTGCCGGACCAGTTTTTTGGGGAAGGCATAGCGGTTGTTGGGAACAGGATTGTGCAGTTGACGTGGCATTCTCAGACGGGCTTTGTGTATGATAGGGACTCGTTTGCGTTGCTGGCTAATTTTTCGTATCCCACAGAAGGTTGGGGATTAACCTATGACGGGGAACGCTTAATCATGAGTGATGGCTCGGAGAACCTGTACTTTTTAGACCCGCAAACGTTTGAGCGCACAGGAGAAATTCAAGTACAAGCCAATGGCACCGCAGTACGAAATCTCAACGAACTCGAATACGTAAACGGCGAAATCTACGCCAACATCTGGAACCAACAAACAATAGCCATAATCAACCCAGAAACAGGGCAGGTAAAGAGCTGGATTGACATTTCAGGACTAGAAAGCGCTAGCTGGCTAAACCCCGAAAAAGTACCCAACGGCATAGCCTACGACCCCGCAAACAACAGACTCTTTGTAACAGGCAAAAACTGGCCCAACCTCTACGAAATCACACTCATACCCAGCGACTTCTGCTGCGGATAA
- a CDS encoding helix-hairpin-helix domain-containing protein, producing the protein MTMRLDYVLYALAVIFFVAAVVTMFVIPEADGRLLYVASTAVLGVVFACSGYLMRPKPATQAVAPAPAAAPEPAMPAEPEQPKPKAPEPAAPKPTVPTVPEVQPAEMKNPAAPPATVTPEIKPQAEKLAAAKEDVKPAESAAPAETELTKIRGINQKRADQLSSCGVNTIEDLAKASAEEIATKLEISPRIVKMWIGTAKKQVK; encoded by the coding sequence ATGACCATGCGTTTAGATTATGTATTGTACGCTTTAGCAGTCATCTTCTTCGTTGCAGCAGTAGTCACGATGTTTGTGATTCCTGAAGCAGACGGAAGACTCCTGTACGTTGCTTCTACTGCCGTCTTGGGAGTAGTTTTTGCATGCAGCGGATATCTTATGAGACCAAAACCCGCAACACAAGCCGTCGCTCCAGCACCAGCAGCAGCGCCTGAACCCGCAATGCCAGCAGAACCCGAACAGCCCAAACCCAAAGCACCAGAACCAGCCGCGCCCAAACCGACAGTTCCAACAGTGCCAGAAGTGCAACCCGCCGAAATGAAGAACCCTGCAGCGCCACCAGCAACTGTTACTCCAGAGATAAAACCACAAGCCGAAAAGCTAGCAGCAGCTAAAGAAGACGTTAAACCCGCAGAGTCCGCAGCGCCAGCAGAAACAGAGCTTACCAAGATACGGGGTATAAACCAGAAACGTGCTGATCAGTTGAGTTCTTGTGGGGTTAATACGATTGAGGATTTGGCTAAAGCGTCCGCTGAGGAAATTGCCACAAAGTTAGAGATTTCCCCAAGAATTGTAAAGATGTGGATTGGTACGGCGAAGAAGCAGGTAAAATAA
- a CDS encoding YbjQ family protein, whose product MVDDLILATMPLIPMYDVVDVLGIVYGSSTRTRGIGGRFVSGIQSMTGGKGTAYEEEIEKARRDALDELKQRARSMGANAVLSIDFETSEVLEGFILVSAYGTAVKLQKKMQ is encoded by the coding sequence ATGGTTGATGATTTGATTTTGGCGACTATGCCTCTGATTCCTATGTATGATGTTGTTGATGTTTTGGGTATTGTTTATGGTTCCAGCACGCGGACTCGCGGGATAGGCGGCAGGTTTGTTTCAGGTATTCAGTCTATGACTGGCGGCAAGGGCACCGCTTATGAGGAAGAAATTGAAAAAGCGCGACGTGACGCTTTGGATGAGTTAAAGCAGCGGGCAAGGAGTATGGGTGCGAACGCGGTTTTATCTATCGATTTTGAGACCTCGGAGGTTTTGGAGGGTTTCATTTTAGTGTCGGCTTACGGAACCGCAGTAAAGTTGCAGAAAAAGATGCAATAA
- a CDS encoding GNAT family N-acetyltransferase translates to MEIEIGDASVQFLDELFAVEKQCFEQEAFSKSQIACLLTDCDSIGLAAWFGDELAGFIIGRVALKRRMLVGHILTVDVAPVFRRRGVGKQLMQGLEEAFGRCRVREVHLEVREDNVAALGLYQGLGYRRVARLENYYGAVHGLYFRKRLRV, encoded by the coding sequence ATGGAAATTGAGATTGGCGATGCTTCTGTTCAGTTTTTGGATGAGCTTTTTGCGGTGGAGAAGCAGTGTTTTGAGCAGGAAGCGTTTTCAAAAAGTCAGATAGCTTGCTTGTTGACTGATTGTGATTCGATTGGTTTGGCGGCGTGGTTTGGAGACGAGCTGGCAGGGTTTATAATTGGACGGGTTGCATTGAAACGGCGCATGCTTGTGGGGCATATTCTTACTGTTGATGTTGCGCCTGTTTTTCGTAGAAGGGGTGTTGGCAAGCAGCTTATGCAGGGGCTTGAAGAAGCGTTTGGGCGTTGCCGGGTTAGGGAAGTTCATTTGGAGGTTCGGGAGGATAATGTTGCGGCTTTGGGTTTGTATCAGGGGTTGGGTTATCGGCGTGTTGCCCGTCTTGAGAATTATTATGGTGCTGTGCATGGGTTGTATTTTAGAAAGCGCTTGCGGGTTTGA
- a CDS encoding chloride channel protein has translation MSKFQDGLRYYLLVAVVGLASASISIGFYLLYLQLWSFTESTLDYSMLFLLPLAFLAIGVPYLLVRQFAETKSTGSGTHTVLEAYHLTNGDIGLKDTVVKPTAAILTIGLGGSAGPEGPSLLVGGGIASVLAKKFRIQTDFRRRLFIAGAAAGLAATFRTPFTGILFALEIPYQNDLDRETFIEAAVASVPAYLLSVAVLGSEPFFGIIFNMPLTVYEIGLSLVLGLICGLYAVFFTKTFSWCEHVAFKLRKRIGNKGLIVLGALSLSASGALSLYTIGIGVHFVHALIEGTSFSLAVLIMIVLLKTFVSSTTLTFGGSGGLFFPTIVIGAGIGYIFSMFFSADFTVMFIAVGMAALLAGTHKVMMTPVAFVVETLGGIFAIPALLASGLSYIVSGKYSFYPLQPRTRLRAEELALERFFIKGQTLVPEKLKCTRACDVMTKDPIALHYGLTVKEALETFESTRLRVLPVVDDKKHVWGVVNLEDLGYMDMRRQNVSLSETIMHTPALIDDQICLEDIAQLMMETQQDHLFVVNKDDEIIGVISGIDAVKKILELVST, from the coding sequence ATGAGCAAGTTTCAAGATGGACTGCGGTATTATCTGCTGGTTGCAGTAGTTGGTTTGGCTTCGGCTTCTATATCCATCGGGTTTTACCTGTTGTACCTGCAACTGTGGAGTTTCACTGAAAGCACACTAGACTACTCCATGCTTTTCCTGCTGCCGCTGGCGTTTCTTGCTATAGGGGTACCGTACTTGCTGGTTAGGCAGTTTGCAGAAACTAAATCCACAGGCTCAGGAACTCATACCGTCTTGGAAGCTTACCATTTAACCAACGGCGACATCGGCTTAAAAGACACCGTCGTAAAACCCACGGCAGCCATTCTCACCATCGGATTGGGCGGCAGTGCAGGACCCGAAGGTCCCAGCTTGCTGGTTGGCGGAGGCATCGCTTCAGTTTTAGCTAAAAAATTCAGGATACAAACGGATTTTCGCCGAAGACTCTTTATTGCAGGTGCAGCTGCGGGTTTGGCGGCGACTTTTCGCACGCCGTTCACGGGTATCTTGTTTGCGCTGGAAATTCCGTATCAAAACGACTTGGACAGGGAAACTTTTATTGAAGCGGCGGTTGCGTCGGTTCCCGCGTATCTGCTTTCAGTTGCGGTTTTGGGCAGCGAACCGTTCTTTGGAATCATCTTCAACATGCCTTTGACTGTTTATGAAATTGGTTTGTCTTTGGTTTTGGGTTTAATCTGCGGTTTGTACGCCGTGTTTTTCACGAAGACGTTTTCTTGGTGTGAACACGTCGCGTTTAAGTTGCGTAAAAGAATCGGGAATAAGGGGTTGATTGTTTTGGGCGCGTTGAGCCTGAGTGCGTCAGGAGCCCTGTCGCTTTACACCATAGGCATAGGCGTCCATTTTGTCCACGCATTAATCGAGGGCACATCATTTAGTTTAGCTGTCCTGATCATGATCGTTCTGCTAAAAACGTTCGTGTCTTCAACCACACTCACGTTTGGAGGCAGCGGCGGACTATTCTTCCCCACCATCGTCATAGGCGCAGGCATAGGCTACATATTTTCCATGTTCTTTAGCGCAGACTTTACGGTCATGTTCATAGCAGTGGGCATGGCGGCGTTGCTGGCTGGAACCCACAAGGTCATGATGACTCCCGTCGCGTTCGTCGTGGAAACTTTGGGGGGCATATTTGCTATACCTGCGCTTCTTGCCAGCGGTTTGAGCTACATTGTTTCAGGCAAGTACTCGTTTTATCCACTACAACCCCGTACACGCCTACGAGCTGAAGAGCTCGCGTTAGAACGCTTCTTCATCAAAGGACAAACATTGGTTCCTGAAAAACTAAAATGCACCCGCGCCTGCGACGTAATGACCAAAGACCCAATCGCGCTACACTACGGCTTAACCGTCAAAGAAGCCCTGGAAACCTTTGAAAGCACTCGCCTTAGAGTCCTCCCCGTAGTAGACGACAAAAAACATGTCTGGGGCGTAGTCAACCTCGAAGACCTCGGATACATGGATATGCGCCGCCAAAACGTAAGCCTCTCAGAAACCATCATGCACACCCCCGCCCTCATCGACGACCAAATCTGCCTAGAAGACATTGCGCAACTCATGATGGAAACCCAACAAGACCACCTCTTCGTAGTAAACAAAGACGACGAAATCATAGGCGTCATATCAGGAATCGACGCAGTCAAAAAAATCTTAGAACTCGTCTCAACCTAA
- a CDS encoding OB-fold nucleic acid binding domain-containing protein gives MAVEGFFENKRQPVEAKVGELTPQSRAVNVTAKVVSKSEIREIPMGRDGSPHKVCDALVGDETGTVYLTLWDDNIEKVTEEETIRIENGYVTLFKGNMRLNIGKYGTLQNAEEPLAEEVNTENNVSSKTYEQERRPFRRGGGGFGGRSGGFGGRSGGGGFGGRDRRGGGGFRDRRY, from the coding sequence TTGGCAGTCGAAGGATTTTTCGAAAACAAAAGACAACCAGTTGAAGCAAAAGTCGGAGAGTTAACCCCCCAATCCAGAGCAGTTAACGTCACCGCAAAAGTAGTCTCCAAAAGTGAGATACGCGAAATTCCCATGGGCAGAGATGGCTCACCCCACAAAGTCTGCGACGCATTAGTCGGCGACGAAACAGGAACCGTTTACCTAACTCTATGGGACGACAACATCGAAAAAGTAACAGAAGAAGAAACCATACGCATCGAAAACGGGTACGTAACCCTCTTCAAGGGCAACATGCGCCTAAACATAGGCAAATATGGCACCCTACAAAACGCAGAAGAACCCCTAGCAGAGGAAGTTAACACAGAAAACAACGTCTCCAGCAAAACCTACGAACAAGAACGACGCCCCTTTAGACGTGGCGGCGGCGGTTTTGGTGGCCGTAGCGGCGGTTTTGGTGGCCGTAGCGGCGGCGGTGGTTTTGGCGGACGCGACCGACGTGGCGGCGGCGGTTTTAGAGACCGCAGATACTAA